The genomic window ATAGCTTTACTCTGCACAAAATCTTGAGTTGGTTCCCAGTTTTCTCCAAAATAAAGTCAAAGTTTTTTCAATAGCATATGAAGCCCTCTATGACCCAGGACCTAGtacctctctgacttcatctccaATTCCTCTACCTTACTCTCTCCATTCTAGACCGATTGGCCTGTTTGCTATTCATTGAACATATGATCTGCACCCACCGGAGGGCCTTTAGACAAGCCACCCCCCATATACATTTAAGGTCAACAACCTCATCTCCTTCAAGGGTTTGCTCAAAAAGCCACTTTTTCTTAGTGGCCCTAACCATCCCAATTTAACATtacaagaaacagacttttaaccatagagaacaaactgatggttaccagagggaaggtaggtggggtgggggcggtgggttaaattaggtgatggggattaaggaatgtacttgtgatgagcaccagctattgtatgtaagtgttgaatcactaaattctatacctgaaattaacattacactgtgtgttaaccaacagggtttaaataaaaactttacaatTTACCTCACCCTCTATACTCCCAATCGTCCCtaatctcacttttcttttttctatagtACCTGTTACCTAATaatatgttatttatgtttttgttcatGTCATCCCTTTAGAATAAATGCTTATATCTTTGTTTTGTACACTGATGTATTCTAAGTGTCTGGACCAGCATCTAGTACATAGTGAGTACCCAAACTATGTATTTGTTTAATGCATGAAATCTCTAAGACCAACCCATTGTTAATATATCACTACATTTCCTTTAAAccctgattttctaatttttttggcAATTCAGTTTCATATTGTACTGAAATTGGACACTATACACTGAGATTGAATTTATTTAcccaatttaaacaaaatatgtgcaGTTATTTGAAGTACtataaatacagttttgaaaAGTCTTTAGGTGAATGACTATGCTTTATAATTGTGTAAATCATTAAGGTTCTAGATTCATTTGGGAATATTTAACTTGTCAGGTAGTTTATGGTTTGTTTCTGCATGTGGTTTAAACATATAATGTAGTATAAATTTGATTCTGTTGAAAGGCAAATCAGAACTAATCATCTTGTTATAGTCAACAAGTAAAAGGAGGGTAAACTTAATGCAATAGCATATTACTACAATATTTTAGAACATAaagttgttttctatttcttttgaaagaccACTCTATGTTTTTGGGCTAATTTCGGCAGCTTCAAGTATTAGTCTCCTttgaattgtattattttattttgggatttttccaCACCCCATGAATGGTCTTCCTCCATGCTCCTGATTACATTGAATCAAGACAGACCTGGTGGTGATGCCAGCTTAGGGGCTAGTGGCAATGTAGGGGCCACACAGAGTACTTGGAGTCAGACCCAGTCCAAGAAAGGCACCTGATTACTACTGAGAAAGAAACCAATGATcaatattaaagaggaaatatcAATTATGAGATTAAAGGGGTGAATGTGAAGTCAGAACTATGGAGCAAGATAAGATCAGAAGCCAAGGTATCAGAAAAATGGCTGAAAACAAAGGTATGGAACACAGCAAAAAATGTTATTCATCATAAATAATTCAAGATTTCTCCCAGGAAAAACAAAGTGAGAGAATTACATTCTCAGTGGGCTCCTCTGTGTTCCTGTCACCAGGGAATGAGGGAAAAAGAAGCAGCCTCTACCTCCAGCCATCGTAGAGAAGCTCTCTGTAGCTGTTAGGCAAAACAGACATCTCAAAGGCTACTTTCCATAGAGAAGCAAGGAAAGtaaggagaaaaatcagaggCTCCCAAGCAATGAAGATATGAGAGGGAGGGTTTATAGATATGATTTCCTTCGGTATGTTTTAATAGATACAAGTTGTCAAGCCCCATTTgggatgtgagatgataaaagtTGTAACATGTCAAAGGGAATATTCAAAGATATATTTATTGTTCTTATGGCACTTGTAATTTAACCATGAAAATGAGACATCTACATAAAAAGTGAAGATCACTTGCTGACCATCTAAATATTTCCACTTTCTAGTTTCTTGCCTTTTTTACATACATTCTTTAAGAACACTTTCTCCAAAATTGTATCCAGTATCATTGACTCAGGAACTGCAGAAATCAATCCCATGTACCCAAGATTAGCATTACACACCCAGTTTGTCTTATATCAAATGTAATTGTGACCcccataaaaatgtatttatttaataacagaATGTCTATCATGTGTCAAGTACTGTTCCAGGTATTAGAGAAACTGAAGTAGACAAAACACAACCTTCATCCTCATTGAACTTGCATCACAATGTCATAAACTTTTATACCCTCTCTTCCTACTAGgggaacatttattatttttaatcactcCCTTACAGTGCATTTCTTAAACTTACTTGTCCATCAATGTTGATAAGTGCAGCCTCTTCCATCCCATGAATCAGAATCTTGGGGGGAAGACtgagaaatttatctttttaacaagCTCTCTGGGGGCTTTATATGCAATGATACCATgataatttgggggggggaacCACTGCCCTTTTCATAGCATACTATCTGAGGAATTGGTGATTTCATTGGACTATTTCTGTGGGACCCCTTTGATTGTCATGACTAACATTCTTGGAGAATGTGAAATTTCTCATTGTGAGAGAATCTGAAAGCTCTCTGAGGTTTTCCACAGCCAATTCCCCTAACAAAGACTAACAAAGCAAACTCTTTCAGGTATACTATTTATGTTCaaacaaaatgattttctctATGTGACAGACGTTACTATATTCTGctttagggaagaaaagaatcaaaCATTAATTATGATCTAGTTATGATCCATAGAACCAAAagattcattttaaagataaagttgAAATGATGGAGATTTAGAAAGTTCTCTTGTTAAAAGAAGGTAAGACTGAATGAATCCTAGAAATCCATTGtgaacaatataaatattttcattgaagaGGCTTTTTGTGAGTTAATGATAGTATAGTCAATATTCAGTACTAAACAATATGCAATGACAGCAAATAAAGTTGATATTCCAATAACAGCTAACACAGGTTTATCATGTCCACacactattctaagtactttacagaTATTAAGTTGACAATTCTCTAACCTTCTATGGAATGTTTTTTTGTTATCATACTTATTTtgtagaagagaaaatgaggcatACAGAAGATAAGTAACCTATCGTGGCCAAGATTTGATCCTAGGTGCAAAAATCCATACTCTTAATCACTAGACTAAACTGCTTCTCATTagtttttttaatacttcttcAAAGAATCATACCAAAGAAGTTTATACAAAACTAGGAatcaagaattttattattttattttattatgttttatcgCAGCTTCCTTGCCCCAGTGTCCTCATCAGCCTAATTTTCATCTGACTCATTTTAAGATGAAGATAACATTGTTGTTGAAGCATGATCATCTAGTGGTTAGAGGTTCTAGTCTGAGAGAGGTACggttttgaatctcagctctgccacttactaacatTATGAATTTCAGCAAGTTCCttctccaagtctcagtttcctcatctttaaaatgaaggttATAATGGGACCTACATCATAATATTGTTTACAGATACAAGATAGCTCATTTACAACAACTTAGGAAGTGTTCGATAAATATTATTAGCAGCATCTAATAAATGGACAACAAATAGCAGCATCAGTAAACTGAACAAAATGATCTCTTGATTCTTCTACTTGCACTAAAAAGAGTTTCTCTTCTAATTACAAATGATAGCAACCAAAACATCAAATTCAGCCATAAGTCATTAAACCAATTATTTCTTTTGTAGGAAAACCAGAAAGGCTATTGGACACATTAATTTATATGTCATTAGTTATCCCCTCTATTCCAAAATGTGTTCTAGCATCCTGAGACACCTTGCATAATACAATCACTGTGACTCCAAGGGGTCAAATGGGCAGGCAGTTAATGCTTCTCTGTGAAAAGCTCAATAACTCACTTTATAAATTTCAGCTCAAAGCCTATGTTGAGGTGAAGAAAAATTGACATTCGGTCTGTGAACTTAATGTCAAGCTCCAGAAAAACTCTAGGCAGTACATGATTAGCGATTAAGGGGACGCAGACAATAAAGACATTGCCAAATTGTAAAACAAGACTCGGAAATTACAGAAAATGTTGCTAGTTATTGATTACGGTGACCATTCAGTTCCCATTGAGCCACCCAAAAGAATCATTCATTttccagcagagagcctgctcaTTTGCAAGATAAAAGAGAGGCATTTCTGCACATGCCCATAATGTTCTTCACCACTGGGGGCAGCTTTACATAAGACTGCATTCACTGAAACCAAAGCAACAGTCCTAGCAGCTTTCAGAATGACAGTCTGCAGAAGTGAGCTGAGCGTGTGTGCGGTACGGGGctctcctgcctcctgggctCCAACGCAGCTCTGTGGCTGAAGTGGGTGCTCACCACCAGAATGCTGGGCTATGGAATACAGATGTGGCAGCTCAGGTAGCCCCACGTTGCCGGGAGGAATACATCATGCTTTCCGATAAGAAGATATTGTAGAagccagtttttgttttttttttttttaacgaccccccccccaaaaaactgtAAAGATGCAAAAACGTAATATCCACGAAGATCCTATTACCTAGGAAGATTTTGATGTTTTGCTACAAATGCGGTATTGGAATTTATTTGTTCTTGGAGTGTTCTGCGTGGCTGGCAAAGAATAATGTTCCAAAATCGGTCCATCTCCCAAGGGGTCCAATTTTTCTTCCTGGGTGTCAGCGAGCCCTGACTCACTACAGTGCAGCTGACAGGGGCTGTCATGCAAGTGGCCCCTTAAGCCAAAGCAAAAGACCTAAGGACGACCTTTGAACAATACAAAGGATGGGtatgttttgtcatttttcttctttccttcttaaaaaaaaaatgaaaacaaaaacaaaaacaaaaccctttagTCTGTGTTGTAATTCTGCCTTAATTATTTTAGAGATTACCTTTCTGTCCTTAAGACTATAAATTCAATTGCTTAGTGGACACGTTTCCTTGCttaactactaaaaaaaaaaacccttaaaacaaTTCCGTTTACATTTCATGGAGGTGATCTTTGATATTAAATGTTgttatttagatttaaatttttaaaaaagaaaatacatgccTATTTTtgcttgattaaaaataaatgaattccttTTTGGGGGGATAACTTttctaagttgtttttatttccaggTTTCAATGTAATTAGGCTACTGAGCGGATCAGCTGTAGCACTGGTTATAGCCCCCACTGTCTTACTGACAATGCTTTCTTCTGCCGAACGAGGATGCCCTAAGGGCTGTAGGTGTGAAGGCAAAATGGTATATTGTGAATCTCAGAAATTACAGGAGATACCCTCAAGTATATCTGCTGGTTGCTTAGGTTTGTCCCTTCGCTATAACAGCCTTCAAAAACTTAAGTATAATCAATTTAAAGGGCTCAACCAGCTCACCTGGCTGTACCTTGACCATAACCATATCAGCAATATTGATGAGAATGCTTTTAATGGAATACGCAGACTCAAAGAGTTGATTCTGAGTTCCAACAGAATCTCCTATTTTCTCAACAATACCTTCAGACCTGTGACAAATTTAAGGAACTTGGATCTGTCCTATAATCAGCTGCATTCTCTGGGATCTGAACAGTTTCGGGGCTTGCGGAAGCTGCTGAGTTTACATTTACGGTCTAACTCCCTGAGAACCATCCCTGTGCGAATATTCCAAGACTGCCGCAATCTGGAACTTTTGGACCTGGGATATAACCGGATCCGAAGTTTAGCCAGGAATGTCTTTGCTGGCATGATCCGACTCAAAGAACTTCACCTGGAGCACAATCAATTTTCTAAGCTCAACCTGGCCCTTTTTCCAAGGTTGGTGAGCCTTCAGAACCTTTACTTGCAGTGGAATAAAATCAGTGTCATAGGACAGACCATGTCCTGGACCTGGAGCTCGTTACAAAGGCTTGATTTGTCAGGCAATGAGATTGAAGCTTTTAGTGGACCTAGTGTTTTCCAGTGTGTCCCAAATCTGCAGCGCCTCAACCTGGATTCCAATAAGCTCACATTTATTGGTCAAGAGATTTTGGATTCTTGGATATCTCTCAATGACATCAGTCTTGCCGGGAATATATGGGAATGCAGCAGAAATATTTGTTCTCTGGTAAATTGGCTGAAAAGTTTTAAAGGTCTGAGGGAGAATACAATTATTTGTGCCAGTCCCAAAGAGCTGCAAGGAGTAAACGTGATCGATGCAGTGAAGAACTACAGCATCTGTGGCAAAAGTACCACGGAGAGGTTTGATCTGGCCAGGGCTCTCCCAAAGCCGACATTTAAGCCTAAACTCCCCAGGCCGAAGCACGAGAGCaaaccccctctgccccccacggTGGGAGCCACGGAGTCTGGCCCAGAGACTGATGCCGACACTGAGCACATCTCTTTCCATAAAATCATCGCAGGGAGCGTGGCCCTTTTCCTGTCCGTGCTCGTCATCCTGCTCGTTATCTACGTGTCATGGAAGCGGTACCCTGCGAGCATGAAGCAGCTGCAGCAGCGCTCCCTCATGCGAaggcacaggaaaaagaaaagacagtccCTAAAGCAAATGACTCCCAGCACCCAGGAATTTTATGTAGATTACAAACCCACCAACACGGAGACCAGCGAGATGCTGCTGAATGGGACGGGACCCTGCACCTATAACAAATCAGGCTCCAGGGAGTGTGAGGTATGAACCATTGTGATAAAAGCGCTCTTAAAAGCTGGGAAATAAGTGGTGCTTTATTGAACTCTGGTGACTATAAAGGGAACGTGGtgacccctccccttccctctccctcctgctttgCTGGCAAGGTCCTTCCTGGTCCCTTTTAGTACATTCATAATACTGGTCATTTTCCTCTGGTACAAAATCAACCCACTGAAATTTAAATACCACAATCAATGCAAAGCTCAAACTCTGGTTTAATAGAATGCCTATTGTATAAGACTCTTGATTGATTGCATTAATATCTCACTTGTTTTAAGATAAAACTTCTTTCATAAGTAGTCCCCCACCTCTGCTGTTATTTGCCTTGGGGTGGGACCAAATCTACAGTTCTAGAAGGTTTGTAGTTCACTGGTGAATCAAGGAAAAAGTGAATGATCCCAGGTACTTGAAGCTTGAACTGATTCCAGGAGAATGCTTGACTACAGGAACATTTAGAAACAGAGCCTAAAAACACTGTctggcttaaaaagaaaattgaaggaaACTATC from Acinonyx jubatus isolate Ajub_Pintada_27869175 chromosome D2, VMU_Ajub_asm_v1.0, whole genome shotgun sequence includes these protein-coding regions:
- the LRRTM3 gene encoding leucine-rich repeat transmembrane neuronal protein 3 encodes the protein MGFNVIRLLSGSAVALVIAPTVLLTMLSSAERGCPKGCRCEGKMVYCESQKLQEIPSSISAGCLGLSLRYNSLQKLKYNQFKGLNQLTWLYLDHNHISNIDENAFNGIRRLKELILSSNRISYFLNNTFRPVTNLRNLDLSYNQLHSLGSEQFRGLRKLLSLHLRSNSLRTIPVRIFQDCRNLELLDLGYNRIRSLARNVFAGMIRLKELHLEHNQFSKLNLALFPRLVSLQNLYLQWNKISVIGQTMSWTWSSLQRLDLSGNEIEAFSGPSVFQCVPNLQRLNLDSNKLTFIGQEILDSWISLNDISLAGNIWECSRNICSLVNWLKSFKGLRENTIICASPKELQGVNVIDAVKNYSICGKSTTERFDLARALPKPTFKPKLPRPKHESKPPLPPTVGATESGPETDADTEHISFHKIIAGSVALFLSVLVILLVIYVSWKRYPASMKQLQQRSLMRRHRKKKRQSLKQMTPSTQEFYVDYKPTNTETSEMLLNGTGPCTYNKSGSRECEIPLSMNVSTFLAYDQPTISYCGVHHELLSHKSFETNAQEETMETHLETELDLSTITTAGQISDHKQQLT